A genomic segment from Phragmites australis chromosome 6, lpPhrAust1.1, whole genome shotgun sequence encodes:
- the LOC133921644 gene encoding cyclin-P4-1-like: MAECEELVESGAEDMPRVVAALAGILERVTERNDAAVAADLSVASAFRATNKPGISVRAYMARIARFARCSPACYVVAYVYLDRLLRRGRRLALAVDSYSVHRLLITAVLAAVKFLDDIRYNNAYFAKVGGISLVEMNYLEVDFLFGVGFDLNVTPGTFGDYCAVLQSELLCAEAPPEPPTQTPRLQYCCLSEDDAGAGASCSSQQQLAA; this comes from the exons ATGGCCGAGTGCGAGGAGCTGGTAGAGAGCGGCGCCGAGGACATGCCACGCGTGGTGGCCGCCCTCGCCGGCATCCTGGAGCGCGTCACGGAGCGCAACgacgcggcggtggcggcagacCTGTCCGTGGCGTCGGCGTTCCGGGCGACGAACAAGCCAGGCATCTCGGTGCGCGCGTACATGGCGCGCATCGCGCGGTTCGCCAGGTGCAGCCCCGCGTGCTACGTCGTCGCCTACGTGTACCtcgaccgcctcctccgccgcggccgccgcctcgCTCTCGCCGTCGACTCTTACAGTGTGCACCGCCTCCTTATCACCGCCGTGCTCGCCGCCGTCAAGTTCTTGGACGACAT ACGCTACAACAACGCGTACTTCGCCAAGGTCGGGGGCATCAGCCTGGTGGAGATGAACTACCTGGAGGTGGACTTCCTGTTCGGCGTCGGGTTCGACCTGAACGTGACGCCGGGGACGTTCGGCGACTACTGCGCCGTGCTGCAGTCCGAGCTTCTGTGCGCAGAGGCTCCCCCCGAGCCGCCGACGCAGACGCCGAGGCTGCAGTACTGCTGCCTGTCCGAGGacgacgccggcgccggcgccagctGCAGCTCCCAGCAGCAGCTCGCTGCATGA
- the LOC133921646 gene encoding putative glycine-rich cell wall structural protein 1 — protein MAMARSCKQWREQVLVLALALLLFGVAFVRCTGVDGEKDGGPAEPEPAPGQTRPALPPGWTGDSGSGHGSSPDGSWQYGWGWSAGPDGKGGGSGFGYGSSGGEGGGGGGGGGGGGGGGGGGGSGRAFGSGIGGYKGHHGGFGGGGGGSGGYGDYSGGFGGGSGSGDTGQYGGGDGGGHHGEAGNGDGDGAGYKGVFGGGGWSKRGYFRGGRAAQKDRGGNN, from the coding sequence ATGGCAATGGCAAGAAGCTGCAAGCAATGGCGAGAGCAGGTGCTAGTGCTTGCTCTTGCTCTCCTCCTGTTTGGAGTTGCGTTCGTGCGGTGCACGGGCGTCGACGGGGAGAAGGATGGCGGCCCGGCGGAGCCAGAGCCGGCGCCGGGGCAGACGAGGCCGGCGCTGCCGCCCGGGTGGACCGGCGACTCCGGGTCCGGGCATGGGTCCAGCCCAGACGGTTCTTGGCAGTACGGCTGGGGCTGGTCCGCGGGGCCTGACGGGAAAGGTGGTGGGTCCGGGTTTGGCTACGGAAGCAGCGGAGGcgaaggcggtggcggcgggggtggcggcggtggcggtggcggaggcggtggaggtggcggaaGCGGGCGGGCGTTTGGTTCCGGCATTGGCGGGTACAAAGGTCATCACGGCGGCtttggaggtggcggcggtggttCTGGCGGATACGGTGACTACTCTGGCGGTTTTGGTGGTGGCAGTGGGAGTGGCGACACTGGTCAATACGGtggcggtgatggtggtggtcaCCATGGCGAAGCTGGCAACGGCGACGGAGACGGTGCTGGGTATAAGGGAgtcttcggcggcggcggctggagcAAGCGTGGTTACTTCCGCGGCGGAAGGGCGGCGCAGAAGGACCGTGGCGGCAACAACTGA